One window from the genome of Cryptomeria japonica chromosome 6, Sugi_1.0, whole genome shotgun sequence encodes:
- the LOC131068033 gene encoding dirigent protein 2-like codes for MATQTVFLSLVFLALISSSWCIPHDSKNIVFYMHDTVSKPNPTAIIVSGVNGTSSNLLGFGTVLVIDDLLTEKPHRSSNIVGKAKGLYSNSDVEGGSIFMAFSLVFENKRYNGSTLEFQGTDRFFQTSPREITVVGGTGQFRYARGYAIISIQGIDGLDGIIKFNTTICVG; via the coding sequence ATGGCTACACAAACAGTATTCCTTAGTCTTGTTTTCCTTGCCCTAATATCTAGTTCTTGGTGTATTCCACATGACTCGAAGAATATTGTATTCTATATGCACGACACTGTGAGTAAGCCCAACCCAACAGCCATTATAGTTTCAGGAGTAAATGGAACGTCCTCAAATCTGTTAGGGTTTGGAACGGTGTTGGTTATAGATGACCTTCTGACTGAAAAGCCCCATAGATCCTCCAACATTGTGGGAAAGGCTAAGGGACTTTATTCCAATTCAGATGTGGAGGGTGGCTCTATTTTCATGGCTTTCTCTCTTGTGTTTGAGAATAAGAGATATAATGGCAGCACACTTGAATTTCAAGGCACCGATCGCTTCTTCCAGACCTCTCCAAGAGAGATAACTGTGGTTGGAGGGACTGGACAATTTAGATATGCTCGTGGGTATGCCATAATTAGCATTCAAGGCATCGATGGATTAGATGGTATTATCAAATTCAATACCACCATTTGTGTTGGCTAA